Below is a genomic region from Henckelia pumila isolate YLH828 chromosome 3, ASM3356847v2, whole genome shotgun sequence.
GAAAATCGGCAAAGCGTAAGGGGCAACTTGGAAAGTGGAGTtggtgtgacgcccggggctgaggaggcagggagtgatcgccggtgccaagaggttgcacggacaatgagcggctcctggttggcttctaggcggagggagacatgaatgaaccgatcccgtgccggaatgagaggggattatgagactgtgtaggtatgagactacatagttgaggaaggcttaaaagatttcatatgtactgctcatatcaagaaggtgcattttcttttcgggagctcatcatataagaactccaaagttaagcgtgcttgacttggggcaattttaggatgggtgacctTTTGAAAAGTTTCTTTGGCTGAACGTCGATGCTCTTGCTGAAAATCGGCAAAGCGTAAGGGGCAACTTGGAAAGTGGAGTtggtgtgacgcccggggctgaggaggcagggagtgatcgccggtgccaagaggttgcacggacaatgagcggctcctggttggcttctaggcggagggagacatgaatgaaccgatcccgtgccggaatgagaggggattatGAGACTgcgtaggtatgggactacatagttgaggaaggcttaaaagatttcatatgtactgctcatatcaagaaggtgcattttcttttcgggagctcatcatataagaactccaaagttaagcgtgcttgacttggggtaattttaggatgggtgacctTCTGAAAAGTTTCTCAGGTGCGTGTGAGTAagaacataagcacgctgaaagacccgtcttgatatagtGGGGTCGTTACAGTTGGTATCGGGTGGTTGTCGATGATATAGCGCGTGTTTACAACGAGCAAGTGCATCGACTTTCACCTAAAAATATACTAGCACTAGTTAGAGGTGTTGAAGTTAATTCTATACACGTTGTTCTTGATCATAGCTGTTTTTCTCTGTTTCTTAATAAGGTTCAGGCCAGAGTTTCTGTGATGTTTGCTTTCAATATAAGTAAAGTTTTTGCTGGCCTTTAAATTAACAGGGGAAGTTAGAAGATGGGAGATCGGTTGCTGTAAAGAAGCTGTCGGTAGACAAATCACAACAAGGCGAATCCGAATTCCTAGCGGAAGTGAAGATGATCACGAGCATACAGCACAAGAATCTGGTTCGCCTTCTCGGGTGTTGCTCGGATGGAGACCAACGGCTCCTTGTGTATGAATACATGAAGAATGGGAGCCTAGACAACATCATTTATGGTAAATATCACATTTTACTTCACCTGGATACCGGCGCCATTCGATACATGTTCAGTACCTTTCCAAGAAACCAAGAAAATTCCCCAAAATTTCACCAAAGTTATGTGTGATGGATGCAGGGAAGAATGATTTTTTCTTGAGCTGGAAAATTCGGTTCCAGATAATCCTCGGGATCGCTCGGGGATTGCAGTATCTACACGAAGATGCGCATGTCAGGATTGTTCACAGGGATATCAAAGCTAGTAACATTCTCCTGGATGAAAAGTTCCAACCCAGGATTGGAGACTTTGGCCTGGCCAGGTTTTTCCCTGAAGATCAGGCTTATCTCAGCACCAAGTTCGCTGGAACATTGTAAGATTTTGATCTTTAAGAAAACATGGGATTCTTGATAATTTACATGCCTAACATGGTACACCTTCTGCAGAGGTTATACGGCTCCAGAATACGCTATTAGAGGCGAACTGTCTGAAAAGGCCGATATATACAGCTTTGGGGTTCTTGTGCTAGAAATCATAAGCTGCAGGAAGAATACTGACCTCAATCTATCATCGGAGATGCAATATCTGCCCGAATATGTGAGTGTTCTTTTCTTCCTAAGAAATTAGACATTTCATTTAATCAGTGCCACGTtggaaaaataactaaaatctTATACTAAATTACAATATTCACTTGCGAACACAATCTTAATCAGGCAAGTGAGTGATTAAATGAGTTGTGAATCAGGCATGGAAGCTGTACGAGAGGTGTATGTTGCATGAACTGATAGATTCCAGGCTAAGAAATGATGACTTTGTGGAAAAGGATGTGTTGCAAGTAATTCAAGTGACATTCTTATGCCTTCAGCCTGAAGCCGATTCCAGGCCGCCAATGTCTGAGATTGTAGCCATGCTAACTTGCAAGGTTGAGTTGGGCGCAACTGTCCCGACCCGGCCGGCGTTCTTGAGTCGAAAGCCGAGAATCGACGACAAAATTTCATGGGATTCTATATCTGAGCCTTGTCCATCTCCTCTCATGAAGAGTGATTCCCTTTCATTTCCTCAGCATGCAAAGTAAATCGGAGGACTAGTGAGAGAGCGATTTGTAATATTCGAAGGgactaaatttatatttttcataaaaaaaagtactcataaaaatttgatatatattttttaatttcccTTGTAAATTCATATGAGTCTAGCCTGGTTATATTATAAACCATGCatgtttttttgaaatttaaactACAGTTGTATTAATTAAGAACATTCTTGCTAGCTATGGTTCGTAGAAACCACGGTAAAGATATGCGGAAAGCATTATGTAAATTCATGTCTTTGTTTTGAAATTAATTCATATATAGGTGCATGGGAGAGTATTGGAAAGAAAGGAAAatgtatcattatatatataaaaactcaTGCGAGACAGTCTCACGTGTTAATTTTATGAGACATATATCTTATTTATACcaaaattatcattttttattgtaaatatatatGAACAGAGTTTGACCCTTCTAAGTGATAAAAGAGTCCTGCTCATGAAAGTTTACCCAATAGATCGATATTGTGTGATGTGCAAAGGAGCAGCAGTGTGGTACATATAGGCAACGCATTGGAATTAATTCCTGCAGTAGACTGTCAGGtaatagaaaaagaaaagagagggTTTCAATGCAGAATGAAAGCATTTTTCCAACTTCCCTTTCATACCAAATACATTCATTTTCCAGTGTAATAAATGTTCTGATGTATGCACATTGCATCATATATATGGTTGCAGCACAACTTCCATTCTTTATGGTGGTTATCTATTTAACTCTTCCAAACTTTAATTTAATTCCCCAAGGACAACGTACAATTATATATATGATCGTCAAATATTTGATTGGCGGACCTTGACCCTTGTTATATGTCACATCTAAAGACCTtcgataatttaaatttaatccaGATTCAGAAGTCCGTCACAACTTCTTCACCTGAAGCCCTTCTCTGTGTACATAACACCAAGACCTTTGATAATTGACTTGTATATGAGGATGGGCCGGGGGAGATGAGCAGTACTGCTGATGCTCAATCCGCTCCTTGGCTTCAGGGATTTTAATGAGATCGCCCTTCGACTAAGCTGGGGAAATTCCCGAAGAACCGAGGA
It encodes:
- the LOC140893475 gene encoding cold-responsive protein kinase 1-like; this translates as MHRLALEVKSPPASLDVQSSTTTHHPSPALLFLLGGILFLLICLFFIFVCRKHIKPGKLRGIVAHAVKRPVAKDALSGNLRMICDFKYQTLRKVTKNFHQNNLLGRGGFGPVYLGKLEDGRSVAVKKLSVDKSQQGESEFLAEVKMITSIQHKNLVRLLGCCSDGDQRLLVYEYMKNGSLDNIIYGKNDFFLSWKIRFQIILGIARGLQYLHEDAHVRIVHRDIKASNILLDEKFQPRIGDFGLARFFPEDQAYLSTKFAGTLGYTAPEYAIRGELSEKADIYSFGVLVLEIISCRKNTDLNLSSEMQYLPEYAWKLYERCMLHELIDSRLRNDDFVEKDVLQVIQVTFLCLQPEADSRPPMSEIVAMLTCKVELGATVPTRPAFLSRKPRIDDKISWDSISEPCPSPLMKSDSLSFPQHAK